A region of the Lycium barbarum isolate Lr01 chromosome 1, ASM1917538v2, whole genome shotgun sequence genome:
cgagagccgtctatagatatggaggagggcgaaccccagaataaggccctacctcggttttcccatacttcgcccactttagaggatcaaaggggagcctcaactttatcTCCAGCACCCCGGTTCCTCCAcgagatgcctcgggccaagaggtGAGACAGGCTATTattttactgactcaattagtagccgctcaagctcagcgacaagatgtgggccacgataacaggggttggagaaagggagttagtTCTTCAGGTTTGATCGTGAGTTTAagggtgctccgaggcaacaattctctaggcactcagttcgttcaacaagtggtgctcctccgcagtttcctagacccagatttgatggacctacttattctaggtcaccccagagtctcagagttttcagttctcggattcggagtggttttaGTCAGACTAGAtcctcggtaccacgatgtactcagtgtcgcaggttacattagggaccgtgccgcttgggctcggatgtttgttatgcctgtgctcggccaggccatttaaagagCGATTGCCCATCGCTAtgtggtaaaggtaaggttcggactacaggagtggtagctggctcttcatcatcggtacgccctccaaggccaaggccaaggccacagatgttagtaggtggtgatagagaccaaagaggaacgcccagtccaagtggatcccagcatcatatccatgcgttagctgagcgacaggatcttgtgtcttcccctgatattgttccaggtatattgtcagtatccttttTTATGATATGTACGCATCGATTGATTAGGGTCCTACGCCGTGATATATTACTTCTGATGCTATTGACTGTGTTGGAGTAAAAGTCTGGGCCAATCAAGAAAATTGAGATGTCTACGCTTGTTAGTGAcgcagtgatagccagaatcataatttatgaatAAGTTGCTTGATCGTGTGtaggaaatatatatacatatattggagtTCTAGACAGGGTCTGCAGGCACAACTCatgagacaagctctattatttatatcctttaatggtaagtgatgtTGTGTGGCTGAGTTGCGTATTATGTGTGTCCcggtatatgtcctattgagacatcggacgtgttttaTGGGCTaggtgcaggtttgggattgctatgcttacaagagaaactctgtcgaaattttcctagaatcaaAAGGAGATAAGAGATAAGCTTGAAATATGTCCTAACGGAAAAGGATGTTGTGCAAGAAGTAACGACAAaatgagattaagttaggagtatcgttgacgaCTACAAGATataagttaaatactattgagttgatagtaacagtagttataagatcgacattgatacggtaaagagaaatgcttggtagaACTAAAGCACGATATAAAAGAGAAAAGGTAACCCCAATAGAGTGTGACACTGAAGTATTGGttggatggataagtacaagtaaaatatgATAAGTTTACTACCAAATAAAGTAACTgtacccggagacagaggtacgaatacgaagggttatgaTAAATGAGAATAccttggtaaaacaatttatatggtaagtgtaatagaactgattagaaagaataacagattgagtatgcttacttcgcaagatttattctattttacgagtaggtttgcgaacgaggtaaagaggtgtcactctatagagttgattatgatcaaggtataatgagaacgtaacaagaactgtaatacaaagcatagtgaggaaacgactaaggataTGACATATTCTATGTGAGTAAAGAGTGAACGCAagtatgaaaccaacaagcgatcCATGGGGCtatagatgagaaagcttaaaatatcttgttaggggaaagtctagcgtagggattcctcaatgacagaaatgatagcaagcaagagagggaagtcaacttgaaaaagaagtaaaaaaaaaggggtgatatggcaaagtagtagtagtttttgattggtataatcaagagtatgagtgatatctttagctagaGGTacaagaccaagactacagaaagatgaataacgaaaggatcaacacaataaggatgagaggagatgatcagaatgaacaaagTAAGTTTTGGAAATCGAataatggattgtacaaaggtagtatattctaaagggcAAGCGGTATTAAATTGAGAATAGGGTTTCTCGTGCGAAGagtaagggattgattataaaacgggaggaaataaaataaattgaggaagaaggaatgtaaaggaataagaatgggaataggaagagaaggaaatgcgccgcaaagtacgcgcacttaagaagtagtcgtgttatgattaaaggaagatgcatttcctacgaatatcctataccaagttagaatgagtaaagtatatgaagtaatgagtcgaaaagaaaagagatgatcatgagttatgagtttaccgtacgacgataaagcggtAGAGTAAaactatcatcaacgacaaatatggtacgattatgattggttttgaaatcaatgttgagtgcaacacaagagtaaaagagcatgagacttaggccctggaagaCAAAAATGATGTTAAAAGTGAACTTTTAGCACCGAAGAAGAGGACAAGTGACATCACATGGGTGGTATGGGTAATTAGGCATACtactattgttatatcccgtattttgtacactcggataattcaagacaattgcaaaaagttaaggacaaggccatattttgatcctGTTTAATACacgagttgtttatgaaattttttgaagtggaaatattaagaaagtctaggggcaaaaaggaaaattcacaagatggtccatggaaatattaaggaattttggggttaaaagtgaatttttggaaacttataattcatgaaataaatgggccaagtggcaaTGTGATGTGGTGTGGGCTATGGCCCACATGGAAGCTTATTAAAGAAGACAAAAGGTGACTAATTCACCATATTTTTCATCCTTaccacttggaaatttcaagaaacttggggAAGGCAAAGAGCAAGGGCCATTCGACCATGGTGCCTAAAAATTGACCCCttgaatcttgatcaaaaaaatattttcttctagccttcctaccaattggaaggtccttattaacatggaggagttgttggagcaagcaaaacattcATTTTTGCAAAACACCAACCCTAGCCGAGAGTTGATAAGTCAAGTGGTAGAGGTGAGGTTCAATTCTCTTTCTcatgtgttatgaatgatttgtgagtgttgtggcatgtggaaatggatgaaattcatgaaacatgcATGTAAAGGTTGTGGCCGAATAAAAGGTGgtattgtgtagatatgatgaattgattccaTTTAGtcttttgattgttatagatgtgaattccatgatgaaaatgaaggtttgatgaattgaaatgaatttgtaatcgttatgggattgttgaagaagtaatgtgacactagtatggtttcttacatttgtatgaataatattgctaatgtgtagattgtaaaaataattcatgaatttggaagtgagacatgtgtttggaagatggtaagttgggttgttgtgattgtattgaatataagaaaaatgtcgttggattatgtaaaagaagttactaccgttagaatgtatttgggattaattgatgaagttgttagtgtgtagattgttgatgtagttcatgaacttggaagagaagaaatgtgttgttattgttcttgttaaatttggaaggtttcgggtgaagtggtatgttggttgaattgtttgaagtgttcttgaatcatgtttgaatgatttcggattaatacttgaatgtgaaatcattgatgttagcttgactgtgtgtggttgaattgaatataaaaggaatgccgtcgaattgtgtaaaaAGGATTGCTAgggttagaatgcatttgaaataattgttgaagttagagatatgattgttggtattgttgttgataatttggccgagttgaattctcggatttgttgttgataaattggccgagttagattctcggggatggtgtatttacaggggaaatgctgccgaaatttcggcagaatataaatgaattcatttgaaggactaagacaagcatatgtcgatgagtctaatgattatataaatcttcttgaatgtagactagcgatagcgagcttggacaaataagcgtagctaataggacgtggaacaggtatgtaaagcttaccttttctttcttttggcatgtcctagagctaagtaagctatgatacttatcttggggtaactctattcttgattccgagcttgttaatgattcttattcactccttgatgtgagtatgcttagtatagtcgagattatcatatgattgaataacgagcaaagcataaagagttcttgttttcttttaacgagttctgtaagtagtaatgtccctaactttcgtggatggtctcggattgttttggaaatgttcgtagaggtttctataatgaataacgttcctaactttcatatgctaattcggattgttttggaaacgtagcgtaacgatatccataatgaatccattcctagatgtaggatatcctgagttctttgacctcttaagcccgaaggggcatcctcaagttgtgcgacttcataatGCCGTCTAAAttccgaaggggacattcataaggtctttctcttacctatgcattttacatttaaatttgtgagtctcgaaggagacaaatgaaaagggtttgatttcatacatgacgtccataatagttttttctaaatgatttcatgacgtgactgagcgtgctatatcacatatggcctcggcttaagtccgggtgtgctatggcctcagctgatccctgagtgtgctatggccttagcttatgtctgagcgtgctatataacatatgacctcagtttatgttatgccaattgagttgtgcatatggttttactaataatttcgagaaaaaaaatcagttttacactaaaggaaacataaagttagattttcaaaaccactccgaagggggtgcgagattttactagttagactttcaaaaccactccgaaggggtgcgagattttcgagcctaagctattggatgatttcatgacgtgactaagagaaagggaagaagttcccgttttgaaactaaagttgctccgaaaggagtctttcgatggttttcaaagattttcatgcatttgcatatttacatacatgcacgacaccatcattattattatgccggaagcggctgcccgaaggggccattattattattatgccggaagcggcttgcccgaaggggccatcattattattatgccggaagcggcatgcccgaaggggccatcattattattatgccggaagcggctgcccgaaggggccatcattattattatgccggacgcggctgcccgaaggggccatcattgttatcaagctggaagcggctgcccgaaggggccatcattcttatcaagccagaagcggctgcccgaaggggccatcattgctacgccggaagcggccgtccgaagggactatttggttagcatgtcggaagtgacacgtgtgttagattgcatcatttgcTTGAAGATTGTGTGTTTgtttgcattatttacttaaggattgtttgagacctcgtgtatacatttatgctcTTTCCAGCGAAGGCTGTAGGTATTGagttgattgtgatttcttctctcctaaattaagCTATGGTTACGATttgtttccgctttacatattcagtacatattccgtactgaccccctttcttcggaggctgcgtttcatgccacgcaggtacacccagatgagtagaagactttgctaaaggtgttccagcgggattggcgagctccatctcagttcggagtattgccgagtcaagtACTTTTGTTatggcattttgtatatgttagagactttgcagacagtgtcctgtggatagggcgtcgggaagcgcgaatcatttgtagatgttgGAAATAGTATGTATTTTTAAatgatttcagttggtttaaagtacgtaattgattgaaagtttttcataatctgtataaagataatgacctctatttggaaaagtttcatgttttaaaagtttttgaaattacaggttttggtaaagcgaatgtttaagggttcgctcgactctgaagagagtcgggtgcccatcatgccctatcaagattagggtgtgacaactatgataagcatccctatgggacaaaagttgttaattggagcggattaaGACATTAACTCATAGctactagatgagctaagtaaaatatatccttgttcggattgctagaTCGATTGTACTATTTGGTTACgagactgcaaggtgagtatgttaagacttcacacatgaattattgtacctatagattatgggaaacggcatgaataagatgtagtatagtaaggggtatatgaatttaagatttgaaggcgaggcaacagatttgagaatggtacaagtaaaacccttaaaggggggggggggggggaagcgaATAAAAAGGATACAATTTTAGGGATTGAAATGAtggatcctaagatgtgacagatatagactctaaaacaaagagtgagagttatgcagaaattagtctaatgactagtaaataaacgaacacgaattgagcaagcatctgagactgtacgggaaaccattcgtgaagaccttgaaccatgtgacattgagagcaaataatttaagggatattgtaaaaagatatcgatgctatactggaatggagacaaaggcactaatggtagattcgtaattaatgatattgcaatttataagcgacaattaagaaagagacctaaggttttctacagtagaacataagatatgataatcaagggaaaaataaaggaaggaaaagagcacgatgagataagttactacagatagacaaaagacttttggtatggatgacaccgagccttgtcgtggTCAGATATGCGAAAACCCCAGAACCTTCAAGGTCGggtgtgctatggatatgaatgtgGACACgaatatgtgtatggatatggatacatgtatatgtgtagatgtgtatgtacacgaatcacgcaggaacgattatgtaacttgcagatatttatgcgtcgccaatgaaaccaagtgggtacttaaaaagaggagtaagaggtaaacaagaatagtgtggtcatgataatccgggtcagttgaaggaaaatatatggtaaatggagttgaaatgttgagttgggattattgttagggataaataggacaattacttggaatatgacataagtacatgctatacgcttactacagtagccctggggtgtgacgACTTACGAaggcaataagatcactgaatgaaggggaagcatagtccccgatgcattaggccttatgaggtgtaggcaaggtggcttatgaattagacctacctcctgatttggagtcagttcacccagctTTACATGTCTCGACGCATCGTAAaaatgttggaaatcctactaggatcatgccaataaatgatgttcaagtgacagaaaagctaacctatgaagaagtgcccattgccatattagacaggcaagtacgaaggcttcggaataaggaagtagcttcaatcaaagtcttgtggcaaaataacaaccgagaggaaaggacttgggaagcagaagagagtatgaagtccaagtacccgcacttattccaacccctaggagagattcaagatgaaacaccaacattatgaggtatgtatgcttacttttcatgcttttggtcgtgtgtggccaatgtatatttctattgtgttgtggccctgtgaggcaatattattatgggtttttGTGAAAGGATGGTAGtcccatattacagggaaaactctagcgaaattttacGCAGAAttcccaagtgtttaacattcaaggatgaatgttccaaaaggggaggggggggggggggggggggggggggtggggggaatattacaccttagaaatttcatgtcgttttGTAGTGAGGGAACCACTGCAAGCTTAAGgataataggaagttcttaatattataagacggataattagtggtcttagaatgcgtacgttaagatcttgaagttatatgagttgatggaataaggattgataagaataagtggagtataggtgaggtttaggaaaggtttcgtaaattattgcgttaagaattgtttggtaaggtcttgaggacgagttatagggatgtttagatcattaatgaagtattaaacaagtgttaagaaggttgtataaggattggagatcaaacgaaacgacgcggacaacttcggaaaaagctgtgagATCCACGACCCTGTTGCAtggaccgtgaaactttccacgggccgtatactggtccgtATAATACCCAACAGATATGATGGTTTCTTGGTGGTGATCCACGACTAGTTGTACGAGCCGTACAATATTCcccggaccgtacaagtgtccgtggaaatcCCGATGGGCtgagtaagttcaattatatatatgtgatcccacttcattaatttcatttcccatacacttcttcatctctcaagacctatagaaggttccacaaacttcatctacaagaatacaaaggaaaacaaagatcaatctcaagaattcaagtgaatcaagtgcataaAGCTCACTAGGGtctatctaagccaagaaatctcaaaggaagtgagctagggtttttgtgcaagaagagaattttcactcaaggcttattcttccattagataaggtgagttttatgaacattccttgttgtttaaggcgTTGAAAGttgaaaacacttggattgtagaaaggtataggAAATGAGTCATGAAGATAGGAATAGTGCCATTGTTGAATAATAGtgtggagtgaattatgaataatggtatgttgtgattgtaagctTGTTGTGAACGAcgtttagaacatggaataagtattatatgtgagaaaatgcaataatgaattatgaccatgattatggagaaattggagtgaaattgtgaaagatgggtaatgtagataaatgaggatcgttgtttgcgatattgtgaatgttgttatgaatgtttgggagttgatatagaatatgggaaaagtggtataaacaaaggaaatgctgcccaattttccttagctttagtaagcacgtttaagtaatcgattagctaatgttcatgcgacttctcttgaaggtagaaacgtgggcattgatgGAGAACAAGTAAGTGATAGATGGGTTAAACaaaatggtatgtaaggctaatcctttctttctaaggcatgaatctttcaaattttccTCGATCATCCTGTACGATGGAGATTTTGAGTCCATGAgtatacaaagctacatacgcatatgattaagaaaggaaatacaatACGAgcatgatgatgttgatgacgaaTGTAAGTATGTGTAATCGTAGTGTAATtcaagatgtccatgaagctaataattctaagtatgttttcatcgatgcttctctttgcgtacactcaccttaaattgttagttccttcaaggtgagatatgatgttgataatTGCTCAATAagataatcgggggttcacaaccttatgtcaccccgacatagccatagttgccttcaagttctaatgtatgtttttaataataaatgattaataatgtaagtttataatatgcctatgccatttatgaaaatgttgagctaCGAAGGGTATGtgacgatatgattacaccgtgcctagatggccggacatgtcaccgctaatgcgggctgcttatgattccaccgtgcctaaatggccggacttgtcaccgctaatgcgggctgcttatgattacaccgtgcctaggcggccggacatgtcaccgctaaagcgggctgcttatgatggttacccgaacgcgggttaacAATGATAATAATGACGCGATGatatatatgctatgatgatacctgtactatgattatataagtatacaatatatgtatgaaatgtattcacctataaatctcatgcaggttatatcttcctcctatggtttataattcttctattatgcttatttcattcatgtcttgcGTATTCAGTATAAtattggacgttgtgttcatgcccacaggtagatagggagacggtgcagatgcATAGGAGCCACcagtagatttacaggagcactccattattctggaggtgctacttggtttattcttttgtgtagatatgtatatgtattttgggcacgacggggtcttgttccgtccatatgtctagcactctagtagaggctcgtagatacgcaggtgtgggtagtatggtctcacaatgatTCTAATTTATGTGTTTATATTATTTcgatagctgaagggcttatgtatgtgtgtatatatatatatatatatatatatgtaaagttattatgtttccaaatgagaaaatgactttcttatgatatgaatatgataagtaagggaatgagtagtgctcggcggttagccccgggtacccgtcactgcccctagtcgggtcatgacaataaTTTAGCAAATAAGGCATCTGATATGTCAAATAAGGATCTAAAACCTATAACTCCTTCAACCTTTGTTAAACACAGCCTATCCTAAGCCATCCAATGTTTACTTTTAACTCCCACAGTATTCCACCAAAAGAATTTAGCAAAAATATTATGTAACTGTTTGATCACTTCAGTAGGAGAATTCAAGGCAGATAATAAATAGACAGGCATGTTTTGAAGGACATGATTTATCAAAATATATCTTCCACCAAAAGATATCATCCTATTCTACCAACAAAATACCCTCTTCATCACCCTTTTTAGTATGTCTTCACAGTATATCCGTTTTCTCCTTCCATAGAAAACTGGGCATCCTAAGTATGTGAAAGGAAAGGTTCATTTTCTCATACCTGTATACCTTTTATTATATTATTGATTCCAGTAGACACCTTATGATGAGTATAATAACTACTTTTCTCATTGTTCACCATCTGTCCAGATGCTTTTTCATATTTCCTCAAtgttttcatcattttttttttacagaatATCTCTCTCTCCAGAGAAAAACAGTAGTGTATCATCAACATAGGAGAAATGATTTATTTGAGGACTCCACTTAGGCATACTATAACTTATAAACTTTGGTTTCTCATGAAATTTGTTCAAACTTCTAGATAACACTTCAACAGCTATAATAAACAGTGTAGGTGACAATGGATCTCCTTGTTTTACTCGTCTACTTGACCTGAAAAAACCATGACTTTGACCATTGATAAGCACTGAATACCAGTTGTTTGAGATCAATCTCCACACCATGTCaatgattatttctccaaagccAAATTGCCTCAACCCTCTAGTTAACAAGATCCAAGATAGCCTGtcatatgcctttgccatgtCAAGCTTGATCACCACATTAGTATTGCTTGCTCTTATATTGATATCTTTGACGACTTCTTGTGCCAGTAAGACATTCTCAACAATAATCCTTCCATTCACAATACCTGTTTGATTGGAAGAAATTATCCTAGGAAGAACTTCTGATATTCTGTTATGAAGAACTTTAGACAACACCTTTTTGGCAAAAGAACTAAGACTGGTTGGCCTCATATCACTATAAGTATTAATCACCTTTTTTTTAGGTAATAATACGAATTTAATGTGACTAATGAACTTTGGGATCTCATATCCACAGAAAAAGGCTCTTACCATCATGGTCAcatcctccttaatagtgtccCAACATTTTTGATAAAAGAGTCCTGTGAAGCCATCAGGACCACTAGCACTCTCACTATTAAGAGAAAATACAGCTTCCTTGACCTCCTCTTCTGTTGGTAATTCCTCTATTTTCTGTTATTGATGTGATTAGCTTTGGAATATTCTTCAATAGGGTAAAGTTAACTTCTATTTGTTCATTTCTGAACTGTGCTTCAAAAAATCTGACTGCCTCATCTCCCACTTCAGCTGTTGTTTCTACACATACTCCATTCTGATCCTGAATCCTCTTAAGGGCTAATTTACGTCTTGTTCCTCTTACATATGAATGGAAGAACTTTGTGTTTCTATCTCCTTTATTAAACCACTTCATTCCTGCTTTTTGTTTCCAATACTCTTCTTCCAAATGCAGGTATCTAGTGAGTTCAGCTTGTGCTTGTTGTAGAGTACTTTTGTTCTCCCTTGTAGGATTCATTTCAAACTGCCATTCTTGCACCTTTATAGTATCCTCTATGGTAGCTATCTATTGAAAGATATTACCATATGTATTTTTGCTCCATTGCAACAATGCCTTCTTTAGTTTCTTCAACTTATGATGGAAAACATGAAATGGATTTCCACTAAAATCAGCTTTCCAATGCAATTTCACCACCTCCATGAATGATTGATGTTTAGTCCAGAAGTTGAGAAACTTATAAGGTTTCCTGATTGGTATGTCAGTGCAATTACACTCCAGATGTAATGGAGCATGATCTGATCCATGCCTAATCAGATGTGATCCAAAAATGGATGACATAATATCCAGGAGTTGTTGATTTACCAATATTCTGTCCAGCCTT
Encoded here:
- the LOC132614194 gene encoding uncharacterized protein LOC132614194 is translated as MVEENMNQKSDQGIAESQIVQETQEADDLSQCINDISTEADLYPRSVQKLKQATSKQKPTRTHNRLIDLKRRHHYSFVGLMETFQNPMEIEDYRRKIGYPNCMTLLITVVYAKCGRRERKELWDSMIATIEDTIKVQEWQFEMNPTRENKSTLQQAQAELTRYLHLEEEYWKQKAGMKWFNKGDRNTKFFHSYVRGTRRKLALKRIQDQNGVCVETTAEVGDEAKIEELPTEEEVKEAVFSLNSESASGPDGFTGLFYQKCWDTIKEDVTMMVRAFFCGYEIPKFISHIKFVLLPKKKVINTYSDMRPTSLSSFAKKVLSKVLHNRISEVLPRIISSNQTGIVNGRIIVENVLLAQEVVKDINIRASNTNVVIKLDMAKAYDRLSWILLTRGLRQFGFGEIIIDMVWRLISNNWYSVLINGQSHGFFRSSRRVKQGDPLSPTLFIIAVEVLSRSLNKFHEKPKFISYSMPKWSPQINHFSYVDDTLLFFSGERDIL